From a region of the Candidatus Nomurabacteria bacterium genome:
- the smpB gene encoding SsrA-binding protein SmpB — protein MSNLVNNPKAHYDYELLEKLEAGLELSGFEVKALKLGRGKLEGGRVLVRGGEAFLVGAEISPYQAANLPPDYEKGRALKLLLTKKEISDLAARIGERGLTIIPLSVYNKGGRLKLGLALARGKKKYDKREKIKKRENKRDLDRTLKSRF, from the coding sequence ATGTCTAATCTTGTGAATAACCCGAAAGCGCACTACGACTACGAACTCTTAGAAAAACTAGAGGCTGGCTTAGAATTATCCGGATTTGAGGTAAAGGCACTCAAACTGGGACGAGGTAAGCTAGAGGGTGGACGAGTCTTGGTTCGCGGAGGGGAGGCCTTCCTGGTGGGTGCAGAAATTAGTCCTTATCAGGCGGCGAATTTGCCACCAGACTACGAGAAAGGGCGAGCCCTGAAACTTCTGCTGACGAAAAAAGAAATTAGCGATTTGGCGGCCAGAATTGGTGAGCGGGGATTGACAATCATTCCATTATCAGTATATAATAAAGGCGGTCGTTTGAAGCTTGGTCTTGCGCTTGCACGGGGGAAGAAAAAGTATGATAAGCGTGAGAAGATTAAAAAACGGGAGAATAAACGAGACCTTGATCGGACTTTGAAAAGTCGCTTTTAA
- the infC gene encoding translation initiation factor IF-3, with the protein MLTSRPQSVRINHQIRVAELRVIDEQGVNLGVLSLAAALSEAESRGVDLIEISPLAVPPVAKLMDFGKYQYLENKKQKLSRGKTQVTETKSIQVKIGTGDHDLAIKAAKVSEFLNEGHRVKIDLFLPGRAKYLDKNFLQERLERLLKLVTVGYRIADSIKKGPKGLNLVVERDRPAGK; encoded by the coding sequence TTGTTGACTTCTCGTCCCCAATCGGTTAGGATAAACCACCAGATTAGAGTTGCCGAGTTGCGTGTAATCGATGAACAAGGCGTTAATCTGGGTGTCCTAAGCCTAGCAGCAGCTCTTAGTGAGGCCGAGTCCCGTGGCGTAGATCTGATTGAAATCTCACCGCTTGCCGTTCCACCAGTTGCAAAATTGATGGATTTTGGCAAGTATCAGTACCTCGAGAATAAGAAGCAGAAGCTATCGCGCGGTAAGACTCAAGTAACGGAGACGAAATCAATTCAGGTAAAGATTGGTACTGGCGATCACGATCTGGCCATCAAGGCGGCTAAGGTATCAGAATTTCTTAATGAGGGTCACCGAGTGAAAATTGACCTCTTTCTCCCCGGACGCGCTAAGTACCTAGACAAGAATTTCCTACAAGAACGACTGGAGCGCCTACTCAAACTGGTCACTGTGGGATACCGTATCGCCGACAGTATTAAGAAAGGACCAAAAGGTTTGAACTTAGTTGTAGAACGAGACAGACCCGCTGGCAAATAA
- a CDS encoding 50S ribosomal protein L35, with the protein MATKTNKSFTKRLRVTRRGKILARRGGRNHFNAKEGRGSQLASRRNFDFPMSNKDAGRFLPNLVK; encoded by the coding sequence ATGGCAACTAAAACAAATAAATCTTTCACGAAACGTCTCCGCGTCACCCGACGGGGCAAGATTCTAGCGCGCCGTGGCGGTCGAAACCATTTCAATGCTAAAGAGGGCCGTGGCTCTCAACTCGCCTCACGTCGAAACTTTGATTTCCCAATGAGCAACAAGGATGCCGGACGCTTTTTACCAAATTTAGTTAAATAA
- the rplT gene encoding 50S ribosomal protein L20, which produces MPRVKKGTIALKRRRKVLKAAKGFRFGRSSKEREARTALLHAGVHAFAHRRDKKNDFRRLWNIQIGAASRPLGLSYSQLIGKLKKSKIELDRKVLATLGAEHPEVLARLLKQL; this is translated from the coding sequence ATGCCACGAGTTAAGAAAGGAACAATCGCTCTCAAACGTCGCCGTAAGGTACTGAAAGCCGCTAAAGGTTTCCGTTTCGGTCGCAGCTCGAAGGAACGCGAAGCTCGCACCGCCCTCCTTCATGCCGGTGTCCACGCTTTTGCCCATCGACGCGACAAGAAGAACGACTTCCGCCGCCTGTGGAATATCCAGATCGGAGCCGCCTCGCGACCCCTCGGCCTCTCTTACAGTCAATTAATTGGCAAGCTAAAGAAGAGCAAGATTGAGCTAGACCGCAAAGTACTGGCAACACTCGGCGCAGAACACCCTGAAGTCCTTGCCCGTCTCCTTAAGCAGTTATAG
- a CDS encoding protein containing YHS domain protein: protein METILKHPHQQFKICVSGAAETGHCGPNAMEEGKELGRQIVKQGGVLVTGATTGFPLWAAIGAKEAGGYSVGLSPATSEREHVEVYGLPLDYLDLIIYTGFGYSGRNLMLTRCSDAVLVGCGRVGTINEFSIAFEDGKLLGVLDGDWPTGQVIRDIMDKGNRHSDRVIFEKEPAKLVSHIVDILQKEKKEVKEYKTYRNPGEPIL, encoded by the coding sequence ATGGAAACCATACTCAAACATCCTCATCAGCAATTTAAGATTTGCGTTTCTGGCGCGGCGGAGACAGGGCATTGTGGTCCGAATGCGATGGAGGAGGGAAAGGAGCTTGGTCGGCAAATTGTGAAGCAAGGAGGCGTTCTGGTCACGGGAGCGACAACTGGCTTCCCACTCTGGGCGGCGATTGGTGCGAAGGAAGCGGGAGGTTATTCTGTCGGCCTCTCACCGGCGACCAGTGAACGAGAGCATGTCGAAGTTTACGGTCTACCTCTCGACTACCTAGATTTGATCATCTATACCGGGTTCGGCTATTCTGGGCGGAACCTAATGCTGACGCGTTGTTCCGATGCTGTCTTGGTGGGTTGTGGGCGGGTCGGAACAATCAATGAGTTTTCCATTGCTTTCGAAGATGGGAAGTTGCTTGGTGTCTTGGACGGAGATTGGCCAACAGGGCAAGTTATTCGCGATATTATGGACAAGGGTAATCGCCACTCGGACCGTGTTATTTTTGAAAAAGAACCAGCGAAGCTGGTTTCCCACATTGTCGATATTTTACAAAAAGAGAAAAAGGAAGTGAAGGAGTACAAAACCTATCGGAATCCGGGGGAGCCGATTCTATAA
- a CDS encoding ABC transporter substrate-binding protein, with product MDKQTKILAWLVVIALVVWGLFSLNKKESVTPESNEVVKIGVILPLSGVRADAGEFSQNGLNLAVEEINTDPNRKHKIDLLYEDSRYEAQVAVSAVRKLLNLDGVRYLIGPYGSSEVMAVGPITEESKAILIVTGAQSDEISLLGDYVFRIIHNSAQEAPIFARFVAEKIKNDTLHFLVINTAITDPYLKTFIPVFESTGRKIGLIERFDQKTIDFKTELTKIKAQNPSDVFLIASPKMVGLILKQAHELGIRAQFYNIGVEGPDIVNVAGSLAEGLLYPYSYDSHGGEESVRSFYNRYVARFMGEPDTLAANSYDAVYLLSDCLEKNGNDVEEVKKCLYNTSNFAGASGVFSIDDNGDAVKDIFIKTIKNGQFVKLEE from the coding sequence ATGGATAAACAGACAAAGATACTCGCTTGGCTAGTGGTAATTGCGCTCGTGGTTTGGGGTTTGTTTAGTTTAAACAAGAAAGAGTCAGTCACTCCGGAGAGTAATGAGGTGGTTAAGATTGGGGTGATTTTGCCTTTATCTGGTGTGAGGGCAGACGCAGGTGAATTTAGTCAGAACGGACTGAACTTGGCAGTAGAAGAGATCAATACTGATCCTAATAGGAAACACAAGATTGATCTTCTTTATGAGGACAGCAGGTACGAAGCGCAGGTAGCAGTAAGTGCGGTACGTAAATTGTTAAATCTGGACGGGGTGCGCTACCTTATTGGTCCTTACGGTTCATCAGAAGTAATGGCTGTTGGGCCCATAACGGAAGAGTCAAAAGCGATTCTGATTGTAACTGGCGCTCAGTCAGACGAGATATCCCTACTTGGGGACTATGTGTTTAGGATTATTCATAATAGCGCACAGGAGGCCCCGATTTTTGCTAGGTTCGTGGCGGAAAAAATAAAGAATGACACATTACATTTTCTTGTTATAAATACAGCAATTACTGATCCTTATCTAAAGACTTTTATACCTGTATTTGAGTCTACCGGCAGAAAAATTGGTTTGATAGAAAGATTTGATCAAAAGACGATAGACTTCAAAACCGAACTTACCAAGATTAAGGCACAAAATCCATCTGATGTTTTCTTAATTGCTTCACCTAAGATGGTCGGGTTAATTCTTAAACAAGCACACGAACTAGGGATAAGGGCTCAGTTTTACAACATTGGTGTCGAAGGACCAGACATAGTTAATGTTGCTGGTTCTTTGGCTGAAGGACTTCTATACCCCTATTCTTACGATAGTCATGGTGGAGAAGAAAGTGTAAGATCTTTTTACAATAGGTATGTGGCAAGGTTTATGGGCGAGCCAGATACGCTAGCTGCCAATTCTTATGATGCGGTCTATCTATTAAGTGACTGTCTTGAGAAAAATGGTAACGACGTAGAAGAGGTGAAGAAATGTCTATATAATACAAGTAATTTTGCTGGAGCAAGTGGAGTATTTAGTATTGACGATAATGGTGATGCGGTTAAGGATATCTTTATTAAAACAATCAAAAACGGTCAGTTTGTGAAACTGGAAGAATAA
- a CDS encoding MBL fold metallo-hydrolase has translation MADNKAVVTFYGGAGSVTGANFLLEAGDTKILVDCGFFQGSKVADDKNRESFAYNPASINFLLVTHAHLDHIGRIPKLVRDGFKGKIYSTPATRAVSELSLIDSMGVLEKEARGSNLPPIYNEADVEQALRMWETHDYKQTFKLGENLEVTMRDAGHILGSAMFEIKVNGRKIVFTGDLGNSPSLLLADTESITDADYLIMESVYGDRNHDNRERSREELEDVIEETMKAGGTLMVPVFSIERTQEMIFEIKKMMEAGRIPPVPVFLDSPLAIKVTGVYEKYVGKLFDFSQLERTLTTEQSRAITAAPRRKILLAGSGMSNGGRIIHHEKRYLPDPASALLLAGYQAAGSLGRQLEDGMKQVKILGEEVSVRAKIVSVSGYSGHKGSDDLLEFVAHTSDTVKQVFVVMGEPKSSLYLVQKIRDYLGLMATAPNAGERVELEL, from the coding sequence ATGGCGGATAATAAAGCAGTGGTTACATTCTATGGCGGAGCGGGAAGCGTTACGGGCGCGAATTTTTTGTTGGAGGCTGGAGATACTAAGATTCTAGTTGATTGTGGTTTTTTTCAGGGGTCAAAAGTTGCCGATGACAAGAATCGGGAGAGCTTTGCTTACAATCCAGCGAGTATCAATTTTCTACTGGTGACTCATGCGCATCTTGATCACATCGGCCGGATCCCCAAGCTAGTGCGGGACGGCTTTAAGGGAAAGATTTATTCCACTCCGGCCACACGGGCAGTTTCTGAGTTAAGTTTGATTGATAGCATGGGCGTGCTGGAGAAAGAGGCCCGTGGTTCCAATTTACCCCCGATCTATAATGAAGCAGACGTAGAACAGGCCTTGCGGATGTGGGAAACGCATGATTATAAACAAACATTCAAATTGGGGGAAAATTTGGAGGTGACAATGCGAGACGCTGGGCATATTCTTGGTTCGGCAATGTTTGAGATTAAGGTGAATGGTCGGAAAATCGTTTTCACCGGTGATCTGGGAAATTCACCAAGTTTACTCCTCGCCGATACGGAATCTATCACAGACGCCGATTACTTGATAATGGAATCAGTTTATGGTGATCGTAATCATGATAATCGGGAGCGTAGTCGCGAGGAGCTGGAAGATGTGATTGAGGAAACAATGAAAGCCGGTGGCACGCTCATGGTTCCAGTTTTCTCGATTGAACGAACACAGGAAATGATCTTTGAGATTAAAAAAATGATGGAGGCTGGACGGATTCCGCCAGTGCCCGTCTTTCTTGATTCACCGCTGGCAATTAAGGTGACGGGTGTTTACGAGAAGTATGTTGGTAAACTTTTTGACTTTTCTCAACTTGAGAGAACCTTAACAACCGAGCAATCGAGAGCGATTACTGCCGCGCCGAGAAGGAAAATTTTGTTGGCGGGGTCTGGTATGAGTAATGGCGGGCGGATTATTCATCACGAGAAACGTTACCTGCCTGACCCAGCTAGTGCCCTACTTCTTGCCGGCTATCAAGCCGCCGGATCATTGGGTCGCCAACTAGAAGATGGGATGAAGCAAGTTAAAATTCTGGGCGAGGAGGTGTCGGTACGGGCGAAAATTGTTTCTGTCAGCGGCTATTCTGGGCACAAGGGTTCTGATGATTTATTAGAGTTTGTTGCACACACCTCTGATACTGTTAAACAGGTTTTTGTCGTTATGGGGGAACCGAAATCGTCACTTTATTTAGTGCAGAAGATTCGTGATTATCTTGGTCTTATGGCCACAGCACCGAATGCTGGCGAGAGGGTGGAATTGGAGTTATAA
- a CDS encoding nucleoside-diphosphate kinase (catalyzes the formation of nucleoside triphosphate from ATP and nucleoside diphosphate), which yields MNQNHPKIERTLVLIKPDGIQRTLIGEIIKRYERTGLKLVGVKMLVPTADMVEKHYTLDPNWRRITGEKTIASYEKKGLKPPSMDPLEITGRILENLKKYMTSGPVIAMVWQGGHAVPIVRKITGGTEPLTSDIGTIRGDFVLDSYVMSDGDGRSVRNLIHASGTVPEAELEIKHWFKPEELIDYRLVQEQILYDVNIDGLLE from the coding sequence ATGAATCAGAATCACCCCAAAATTGAGCGAACACTGGTGTTGATTAAGCCGGACGGTATTCAGCGCACTCTCATCGGTGAGATAATAAAGCGCTATGAGCGTACCGGTTTGAAGTTGGTTGGTGTCAAAATGCTTGTACCAACAGCTGATATGGTGGAGAAGCACTACACTCTTGACCCAAATTGGCGGCGAATTACTGGCGAGAAGACTATTGCGAGCTATGAAAAAAAGGGACTTAAACCACCGTCAATGGACCCACTGGAGATTACCGGGCGGATTCTGGAGAATCTGAAGAAATATATGACAAGTGGCCCAGTGATCGCGATGGTTTGGCAGGGCGGTCATGCCGTCCCCATTGTGCGGAAAATTACTGGTGGTACCGAACCGCTTACTTCTGATATTGGCACGATTCGTGGCGATTTTGTCTTGGATTCTTATGTTATGAGCGATGGCGATGGTCGTTCGGTCCGTAATTTGATTCACGCTTCTGGCACTGTTCCCGAAGCGGAGTTGGAGATTAAGCATTGGTTTAAACCAGAGGAGCTGATTGATTACAGACTTGTTCAAGAACAGATTCTGTATGATGTAAATATTGACGGTCTTTTGGAATAA
- a CDS encoding DUF378 domain-containing protein yields the protein MHMLSWILLIIGGLNWGLVGIGGFAGSDWNVVGMLGMTLSNIIFVLVGLSAIYELVTHKKGCKSCGNGGSGAAM from the coding sequence ATGCACATGCTTTCTTGGATTCTGCTTATCATCGGTGGTCTCAATTGGGGCCTCGTTGGTATTGGTGGTTTCGCTGGCAGTGACTGGAATGTGGTTGGTATGCTCGGGATGACCCTTAGCAATATCATCTTTGTTTTGGTGGGCTTGTCGGCGATTTACGAACTTGTTACCCACAAGAAGGGTTGCAAGTCCTGCGGCAACGGTGGTTCTGGAGCAGCGATGTAA